One window of Gloeocapsa sp. DLM2.Bin57 genomic DNA carries:
- the nifX gene encoding nitrogen fixation protein NifX codes for MKVAFTTSDNVHINAHFGWAQQIALYDVSADGFNLVDTLKFAEDLKEDGNEDKLVPKIEALSDCSIVYVSAIGGSAAARLIRKKITPIRARTEEETIDNILNELVKVLKGNPPPWLRKIVQQETKSFDFDEEE; via the coding sequence ATGAAAGTTGCTTTTACTACCAGCGATAATGTCCATATCAACGCGCACTTTGGTTGGGCTCAACAAATCGCCCTCTATGACGTCTCCGCAGATGGTTTTAATTTGGTTGATACTCTCAAATTTGCCGAAGATTTAAAAGAAGATGGTAACGAGGATAAATTAGTCCCCAAAATAGAGGCTCTCAGTGATTGTTCTATTGTTTATGTTTCAGCCATTGGCGGAAGTGCTGCGGCGCGATTAATCCGTAAGAAAATTACCCCTATTCGCGCCAGAACCGAAGAAGAGACTATTGATAATATTCTCAATGAATTAGTTAAAGTACTCAAGGGTAATCCTCCCCCTTGGTTACGCAAAATTGTCCAACAAGAAACAAAGTCTTTTGACTTTGACGAAGAAGAATAA
- a CDS encoding NifX-associated nitrogen fixation protein, whose amino-acid sequence MTTIQLDVEAANQFVKENPFLQELTRQVRAQDDYGTFRSWEDRLVLAPFVVTKQKKREISVSGDLDPVTELRVLTFYRAIAVRVEKETGKLCQVVMDLSHEGFGWVLVWSGRLIVVKRALRDVHRFGFDSLEKLAQEGEKLTLSGIDFIQRFPEVADI is encoded by the coding sequence ATGACAACTATACAATTAGACGTTGAAGCAGCTAATCAGTTTGTTAAGGAAAACCCCTTTTTACAGGAGTTAACCCGTCAAGTTCGCGCTCAAGACGATTACGGAACCTTTCGTAGTTGGGAAGACCGCTTAGTGCTTGCTCCTTTTGTGGTTACTAAACAGAAGAAAAGAGAAATCTCTGTCAGTGGCGATTTAGATCCTGTTACCGAATTACGCGTCTTAACTTTCTATCGGGCGATCGCCGTAAGGGTGGAAAAAGAAACGGGTAAACTCTGTCAAGTGGTTATGGACTTGAGTCATGAGGGTTTCGGTTGGGTTTTAGTTTGGTCTGGTCGTCTTATAGTAGTTAAGCGTGCTTTAAGAGATGTCCATCGTTTCGGCTTTGATTCTCTCGAAAAACTCGCCCAAGAAGGAGAAAAACTCACCCTTTCGGGTATTGATTTTATTCAACGTTTCCCTGAAGTTGCAGATATCTAA
- a CDS encoding DUF269 domain-containing protein, with the protein MNSATFLQLQANPATEHPFLEELIRQFRLQDEQGIYQHWSNEELLQSLVRGVNDSDPSLTQLGILAFYQAICKEVEKETGKLLQTFINYTHKGLGSVVICCGYLLVMTESFPKHNHFADHSLDSLILKAEEVICYAMRRISKFF; encoded by the coding sequence ATGAACTCAGCTACCTTTCTGCAACTGCAAGCTAACCCAGCCACTGAACATCCTTTTCTAGAGGAATTAATCAGACAATTCCGTCTCCAGGATGAACAAGGAATCTATCAACATTGGTCAAATGAAGAACTATTACAATCTCTGGTTAGGGGTGTTAATGACTCTGACCCCTCATTAACTCAACTTGGTATCCTTGCTTTCTATCAAGCTATCTGTAAAGAAGTTGAAAAAGAAACAGGGAAACTGTTACAAACCTTTATTAATTATACACATAAAGGTCTCGGGTCAGTAGTTATTTGTTGTGGCTATCTCTTAGTCATGACAGAAAGTTTTCCTAAACATAATCATTTTGCTGATCATTCTCTAGACAGTTTGATTCTCAAAGCTGAAGAAGTCATCTGTTATGCCATGAGAAGAATCAGCAAGTTTTTTTAA